One Misgurnus anguillicaudatus chromosome 20, ASM2758022v2, whole genome shotgun sequence DNA segment encodes these proteins:
- the oxr1b gene encoding oxidation resistance protein 1b isoform X3 encodes MFFSRRIKEGCQLMPKYSFGLVVSVSEYYRRIDALKSEDLRSLCKRLQITTKEEVNSKHMVKTDPEPETFKPNLNEPSVLLQPDQIEKLSKHLPPRTIGYPWSLAFSTSNHGMSIKSLYRAMQGQESPVLMVVKDSDGQLFGALASEPLKVSDSFYGTGETFLFTFCPDFEVFKWTGDNLFFMKGDPDSLAFGGGGGEFGLWLDGDLYHGRTNSCKTFGNPMLSKTEDFYVQDIEIWAFE; translated from the exons ATGTTTTTCTCCAGGAGAATAAAGGAGGGATGTCAGCTGATGCCCAAATACAGCTTTGGCTTG GTAGTGTCTGTCTCAGAGTACTATCGACGGATAGATGCATTAAAAAGTGAGGACCTGCGCTCGCTCTGCAAACGCCTTCAG aTCACGACTAAAGAGGAGGTGAACTCCAAACATATGGTTAAGACTGACCCAGAACCGGAGACGTTCAAGCCTAATCTGAATGAACCCAGTGTCCTGCTGCAGCCAGACCAGATTGAAAAG TTGTCCAAGCACCTGCCCCCCAGGACGATCGGCTATCCTTGGTCTTTAGCATTCAGCACATCAAACCACGGCATGAGTATCAAGAGCTTATACCGGGCCATGCAAGGCCAGGAGTCTCCGGTTCTCATGGTCGTCAAAGACAGTGATGGACAG TTGTTTGGAGCTCTTGCTTCAGAGCCATTGAAAGTCAGTGATAGCTTCTATGGTACTGGAGAGACGTTCCTCTTCACGTTTTGTCCAGACTTTGAG GTTTTCAAATGGACTGGTGACAACTTATTCTTTATGAAAGGAGATCCAGACTCCTTAGCTTTCGGTGGTGGAGG GGGTGAATTTGGCTTATGGTTAGATGGAGACCTTTATCACGGCCGAACTAACTCGTGCAAGACCTTTGGGAATCCGATGCTGTCTAAAACAGAAGACTTCTATGTGCAGGACATTGAGATCTGGGCTTTTGAATAA